A genomic window from Luteolibacter sp. LG18 includes:
- a CDS encoding PLP-dependent aminotransferase family protein: protein MSTDTEQPLYLRIADRLEGMIRSGTLRAGDRIPSVRQYGQQQGVSVPTVMQAYTLLESRRLIEARPKSGFYVTARLARSLAEPVLPRHKPTTATLDNFASVLSTIRDINDPTLVPLGRAVPGDELIPLEKLTKVTASVVRRSPGTCFHYDPAPGSQALRRELSRRSIDWGCAFEPDEFIVTIGASEALQLALMAVTRPGDTVLVESPSYYGTLSLLAKLKLRVIPVPACSCGLDLAAVRQAVARNKVAAMLVIPNFSNPAGGFMSEANRRQLLDIADEHAIPIVEDDIYGDLPHQGSRPPCLKAMDRTDRVLLCGSYSKTLAPGLRVGYLVGGKHHQRLMELKNAMNLGGPALSALTVAEFLRSGGYDRHLRKLREAYRNQTCRIREKVAEVFPEETRVSNPAGGLVLWLELPEHVDVVEVHREARAAGINFAPGTLFSPVGLFRNCMRLSCGQPWTPRIESAIATLGAIVKRQAEA from the coding sequence ATGAGCACGGACACGGAACAACCGCTCTACCTCCGCATCGCCGACCGGCTGGAAGGCATGATCCGCAGCGGCACGCTGCGCGCCGGGGACCGGATTCCCTCCGTCCGCCAGTATGGCCAGCAGCAGGGGGTGAGCGTGCCCACGGTGATGCAGGCCTACACGCTGCTGGAGAGCCGGCGGCTGATCGAGGCGCGGCCGAAGTCCGGCTTTTACGTCACGGCGCGGCTGGCGCGCTCGCTGGCGGAGCCGGTGCTGCCGCGGCACAAGCCGACCACCGCCACGCTGGACAATTTCGCCTCGGTGCTCTCGACGATCCGGGACATCAACGACCCGACGCTGGTGCCACTCGGCCGGGCGGTGCCGGGGGACGAGCTGATCCCGCTGGAAAAGCTCACCAAGGTCACCGCCAGCGTGGTGCGGCGCTCGCCGGGCACCTGCTTCCACTACGATCCCGCGCCGGGCAGCCAGGCGCTGCGCCGCGAGCTGAGCCGCCGCTCGATCGACTGGGGCTGCGCCTTCGAGCCGGACGAGTTCATCGTCACCATCGGCGCGAGCGAGGCGCTCCAGCTCGCGCTGATGGCGGTGACGCGCCCGGGCGACACGGTGCTGGTGGAGTCTCCGAGCTACTACGGCACGCTGAGTTTGCTGGCGAAGCTGAAGCTGCGGGTCATTCCGGTGCCGGCATGCTCGTGCGGGCTGGACCTCGCGGCGGTGCGCCAGGCGGTGGCGCGGAACAAGGTGGCCGCCATGCTGGTGATCCCGAATTTCTCGAACCCCGCGGGCGGTTTCATGAGCGAGGCGAACCGCCGCCAGCTCCTCGACATCGCGGACGAACACGCGATCCCGATCGTGGAGGACGACATCTACGGTGACCTCCCGCACCAGGGATCCCGCCCGCCGTGCCTGAAGGCGATGGACCGCACCGACCGCGTGCTACTGTGCGGATCGTACTCGAAGACCCTGGCGCCCGGCCTGCGGGTGGGCTACCTGGTGGGCGGAAAGCACCACCAGCGGCTGATGGAGCTGAAGAACGCGATGAATCTGGGCGGCCCGGCCTTGTCCGCGCTCACGGTGGCGGAGTTCCTGCGCTCCGGCGGCTACGACCGCCACCTGCGGAAGCTACGGGAGGCCTACCGCAACCAGACCTGCCGCATCCGCGAGAAGGTGGCGGAGGTGTTCCCGGAGGAAACCCGCGTGAGCAATCCCGCGGGCGGGCTGGTGCTGTGGCTGGAGCTGCCGGAGCACGTCGACGTGGTGGAGGTCCACCGCGAGGCGCGCGCCGCCGGAATCAACTTCGCTCCGGGCACCTTGTTTTCGCCGGTGGGCTTGTTCCGGAACTGCATGCGCCTGAGCTGCGGCCAGCCGTGGACGCCGCGGATCGAAAGTGCCATCGCCACCCTGGGCGCGATCGTGAAACGGCAGGCGGAGGCCTGA